In the genome of Paenibacillus sp. FSL R5-0766, one region contains:
- a CDS encoding A24 family peptidase yields the protein MEVEWFYIACCIYVIAAFITDIRSMKIPNRLTLPVTVAGVLAHIIWGGWDGFLFSAAGFAAGFGILFLMYAIGAVGAGDVKLFGGIGAWTGLAFGIHVIIYSVLYAGAIGLVILLFRKDSAKRIRGMAGNLAGFFMLGSLKLVNKEKTLKFPFMLAVLPGFITVLVSGLFPL from the coding sequence ATGGAGGTGGAGTGGTTTTATATTGCCTGTTGCATATACGTTATTGCAGCTTTTATTACAGATATTCGTTCCATGAAAATTCCAAATCGATTGACTTTACCCGTGACTGTTGCTGGCGTATTGGCCCATATCATATGGGGAGGTTGGGATGGTTTCTTGTTCTCAGCCGCTGGATTTGCAGCAGGTTTTGGCATTTTGTTTCTGATGTATGCGATTGGAGCCGTAGGGGCAGGAGATGTGAAATTGTTTGGTGGGATTGGCGCATGGACGGGACTTGCTTTTGGCATTCATGTCATTATTTACTCCGTTTTGTACGCGGGCGCAATTGGTCTAGTGATACTTCTATTCCGAAAGGACTCAGCGAAACGGATTCGAGGCATGGCAGGCAATCTTGCGGGGTTCTTCATGCTTGGTTCCCTCAAGCTGGTGAACAAGGAGAAGACATTGAAGTTTCCGTTTATGCTGGCGGTGTTACCTGGATTTATCACGGTGCTTGTCTCGGGACTTTTCCCTTTATAA
- a CDS encoding DUF6382 domain-containing protein — protein MYGLTRDFIRNGGAFMVLEKAEGLRIEELSRVQMGMLSSNQIPRLLPVHIREVDRNVTLQYDISGYKMLSQMLKSSKIKLRVLYGLLFQLADAFTECRQYMLEPRKLLIQEEYLFINGSFEQGELGMVYVPIMDTVEVDPTPQQFRELVIRLMAHVQELQGEGIQRVLQLCDNERWDIRQLRELLLELYADEQENGGGAAFLSSRTSETPNDSRGDLHSSISERDSRLATGTSRPYQSGAHVQNAPVGPQLNFRQPQKTSESEVEDIPVRSRTFPGRRSPEQSSLESSNSMDKRGSNPYDSLERVDMEVEEKPGFSKVTYIILGCMVAMALVWRFIYMEQPGQTQMILCMVLSLGLFGIAGWTWKRKGSPHNDSENKRSFSFNLGKNKGKQMEAEEEQFQESWRWNTADRKEERINQMVASASEGGSEHSRYQNLHMTSEHSESPFVQRHVETVASTSELIRQDAVAEATVNLQNLSGGNVTGAGPVMASYYLERSSGSSDQHERMDVQGASFVIGRSADMVQWVDTATGVSRAHVELSRNKSGYVIKDLGSVNGTILQGNILAPYKEYPLADGDTFTLAESVYTYRSVG, from the coding sequence ATGTATGGATTAACGAGAGATTTTATTCGTAACGGCGGAGCGTTCATGGTTTTGGAGAAAGCAGAAGGGTTACGAATCGAGGAATTGAGCCGGGTACAGATGGGGATGTTGTCCTCCAATCAGATTCCGCGACTTCTTCCTGTTCATATTCGGGAAGTCGATCGAAATGTAACTTTGCAGTACGACATATCAGGGTACAAGATGTTATCCCAGATGTTAAAGTCAAGCAAAATCAAGTTACGTGTTCTGTATGGTTTGTTGTTCCAACTAGCTGATGCCTTCACGGAATGCCGGCAATACATGCTGGAACCTCGTAAATTATTGATTCAGGAGGAGTACTTGTTCATTAATGGTTCATTTGAACAGGGTGAACTTGGGATGGTATATGTACCAATCATGGATACGGTTGAAGTTGATCCAACGCCTCAGCAATTCCGTGAGCTGGTGATCAGGCTGATGGCACATGTACAGGAACTGCAGGGAGAAGGCATTCAGCGTGTTTTGCAGTTATGTGACAACGAACGCTGGGATATCAGGCAGTTGCGAGAGCTTCTGCTGGAATTATACGCTGATGAGCAAGAGAATGGAGGAGGCGCAGCATTTCTCTCGTCCAGAACTTCGGAAACACCCAATGATTCTAGAGGTGATCTTCATTCGTCGATTTCTGAGCGAGATAGCAGGCTAGCCACTGGTACTTCTCGGCCATATCAATCCGGTGCTCACGTTCAAAATGCTCCTGTGGGGCCGCAACTAAATTTCCGTCAGCCGCAGAAAACGAGTGAATCTGAGGTGGAAGACATTCCGGTGAGATCTCGAACCTTTCCAGGCAGGCGCTCACCTGAGCAATCTTCATTAGAGAGTTCAAATAGTATGGATAAGAGAGGAAGTAACCCGTATGATTCGCTAGAGCGTGTTGATATGGAAGTGGAGGAGAAGCCCGGATTTTCCAAAGTAACCTATATCATATTGGGCTGTATGGTTGCCATGGCATTGGTATGGAGATTTATTTACATGGAGCAACCGGGACAGACGCAGATGATCCTGTGCATGGTACTAAGCCTTGGCTTGTTTGGTATAGCAGGATGGACGTGGAAACGTAAGGGAAGCCCTCATAATGATTCAGAAAATAAGCGGTCTTTTTCATTCAATTTAGGTAAGAACAAAGGCAAGCAAATGGAAGCTGAAGAGGAACAATTTCAGGAAAGTTGGCGCTGGAATACAGCTGATAGGAAAGAGGAACGCATAAACCAAATGGTTGCATCCGCCTCAGAAGGTGGTAGCGAGCATTCCCGTTATCAAAATTTGCATATGACATCTGAACACTCCGAATCACCGTTCGTTCAGCGCCATGTGGAAACGGTAGCTTCAACTTCAGAGCTAATTCGACAGGATGCAGTTGCAGAAGCAACCGTGAATTTGCAGAATCTGAGTGGAGGTAATGTTACAGGGGCAGGCCCGGTGATGGCGTCTTATTATCTTGAACGAAGCTCGGGAAGCAGTGACCAACATGAACGGATGGATGTGCAAGGAGCATCTTTTGTCATCGGAAGATCAGCAGACATGGTTCAGTGGGTGGACACAGCGACCGGCGTGTCCCGTGCTCATGTGGAATTGAGCCGGAACAAATCGGGCTATGTGATTAAGGATCTGGGTTCCGTCAATGGCACCATTCTTCAGGGCAATATTCTTGCTCCGTATAAGGAGTATCCATTGGCGGATGGAGACACATTTACACTTGCGGAATCAGTCTACACTTATCGGTCGGTTGGATAA